One region of Salvia miltiorrhiza cultivar Shanhuang (shh) chromosome 3, IMPLAD_Smil_shh, whole genome shotgun sequence genomic DNA includes:
- the LOC131016666 gene encoding uncharacterized protein LOC131016666 isoform X1, with protein MAYEDGYGQVQRPKYDCLLFDLDDTLYPLSSGLATSVLKNIQDYMIENLGIEESKIPSLCDLLYRNYGTTMAGLRATGYDFDYDEYHSIVHGRLPYENLKPDPVLRSLLLSLPIPKIIFTNADNIHAVKVLRRLGLEDCFESIICFETLNPVHKSVASDDEDDIAFLGSKPACNASPQSTEIFDIVAHFSKPNAGQSGLPKTPIVCKPSESAIEMALEIAKIDPRRTLFFEDSIRNIQSGKRVGLNTVLIGKSQRVKGADYALESIHNLREAIPELWEAEKPAEVNYSGVAVENSVIA; from the exons ATGGCATACGAGGATGGATACGGGCAGGTTCAGAGGCCTAAATATGATTGTCTTCTATTTG ACCTTGATGACACCCTCTACCCTCTAAGCTCTGGCCTAGCAACATCAGttctcaaaaacattcaag ATTACATGATCGAAAATTTGGGCATAGAAGAGAGCAAAATCCCTTCACTATGTGACCTTCTGTACAGAAACTATGGCACAACCATGGCTGGTCTTAGG GCGACTGGCTATGATTTCGACTATGATGAGTATCACAGCATTGTTCATGGGAGGTTGCCTTATGAGAATCTGAAACCGGATCCTGTGTTGAGGAGCCTCTTGCTGAGCCTGCCTATTCCCAAGATT ATCTTCACCAATGCTGATAACATCCACGCCGTGAAGGTGCTGAGGAGACTAGGCCTTGAAGACTGTTTTGAGAGCATAATCTGCTTTGAGACTCTCAATCCTGTCCACAAGAGCGTTGCATCGGATGATGAGGATGATATCGCGTTTTTGGGGTCAAAACCGGCTTGTAACGCTTCTCCCCAAAGCACTGAGATATTTGACATTGTTGCACATTTCTCTAAGCCTAATGCAGGGCAATCTGGATTGCCTAAGACGCCTATAGTTTGCAAGCCTTCAGAATCTGCCATAGAAATGGCTCTCGAGATTGCAAAGATCGATCCTCGTAGAACA CTCTTCTTCGAGGACAGCATCCGGAACATTCAATCTGGGAAACGCGTTGGACTAAACACCGTGTTG ATTGGGAAATCCCAGAGAGTAAAGGGTGCAGATTATGCACTAGAAAGCATTCACAATCTCCGAGAGGCGATACCGGAGCTGTGGGAAGCTGAGAAGCCAGCTGAAGTTAACTACTCAGGGGTGGCTGTGGAGAATTCTGTCATAGCTTAA
- the LOC131016666 gene encoding uncharacterized protein LOC131016666 isoform X2 produces the protein METYMSHLNNIIFLYLMGCSFHNFCFNNHSLAPASPYWSCRMAYEDGYGQVQRPKYDCLLFDLDDTLYPLSSGLATSVLKNIQDYMIENLGIEESKIPSLCDLLYRNYGTTMAGLRATGYDFDYDEYHSIVHGRLPYENLKPDPVLRSLLLSLPIPKIIFTNADNIHAVKVLRRLGLEDCFESIICFETLNPVHKSVASDDEDDIAFLGSKPACNASPQSTEIFDIVAHFSKPNAGQSGLPKTPIVCKPSESAIEMALEIAKIDPRRTLFFEDSIRNIQSGKRVGLNTVLIGKSQRVKGADYALESIHNLREAIPELWEAEKPAEVNYSGVAVENSVIA, from the exons ATGGAAACATATATGTcacatttaaataatataatattcttaTATTTGATGGGTTGTAGTTTTCACAATTTTTGTTTCAATAATCACTCTCTAGCTCCAGCATCTCCATATTGGAGCTGCAG GATGGCATACGAGGATGGATACGGGCAGGTTCAGAGGCCTAAATATGATTGTCTTCTATTTG ACCTTGATGACACCCTCTACCCTCTAAGCTCTGGCCTAGCAACATCAGttctcaaaaacattcaag ATTACATGATCGAAAATTTGGGCATAGAAGAGAGCAAAATCCCTTCACTATGTGACCTTCTGTACAGAAACTATGGCACAACCATGGCTGGTCTTAGG GCGACTGGCTATGATTTCGACTATGATGAGTATCACAGCATTGTTCATGGGAGGTTGCCTTATGAGAATCTGAAACCGGATCCTGTGTTGAGGAGCCTCTTGCTGAGCCTGCCTATTCCCAAGATT ATCTTCACCAATGCTGATAACATCCACGCCGTGAAGGTGCTGAGGAGACTAGGCCTTGAAGACTGTTTTGAGAGCATAATCTGCTTTGAGACTCTCAATCCTGTCCACAAGAGCGTTGCATCGGATGATGAGGATGATATCGCGTTTTTGGGGTCAAAACCGGCTTGTAACGCTTCTCCCCAAAGCACTGAGATATTTGACATTGTTGCACATTTCTCTAAGCCTAATGCAGGGCAATCTGGATTGCCTAAGACGCCTATAGTTTGCAAGCCTTCAGAATCTGCCATAGAAATGGCTCTCGAGATTGCAAAGATCGATCCTCGTAGAACA CTCTTCTTCGAGGACAGCATCCGGAACATTCAATCTGGGAAACGCGTTGGACTAAACACCGTGTTG ATTGGGAAATCCCAGAGAGTAAAGGGTGCAGATTATGCACTAGAAAGCATTCACAATCTCCGAGAGGCGATACCGGAGCTGTGGGAAGCTGAGAAGCCAGCTGAAGTTAACTACTCAGGGGTGGCTGTGGAGAATTCTGTCATAGCTTAA